One window of the Bos mutus isolate GX-2022 chromosome X, NWIPB_WYAK_1.1, whole genome shotgun sequence genome contains the following:
- the FLNA gene encoding filamin-A isoform X3 produces the protein MSSSHSRAGQSAAGAVLGIGADTRDAEMPATEKDLAEDAPWKKIQQNTFTRWCNEHLKCVSKRIANLQTDLSDGLRLIALLEVLSQKKMHRKHNQRPTFRQMQLENVSVALEFLDRESIKLVSIDSKAIVDGNLKLILGLIWTLILHYSISMPMWDEEEDEEAKKQTPKQRLLGWIQNKLPQLPITNFSRDWQSGRALGALVDSCAPGLCPDWDSWDASKPVNNAREAMQQADDWLGIPQVITPEEIVDPNVDEHSVMTYLSQFPKAKLKPGAPLRPKLNPKKARAYGPGIEPTGNMVKKRAEFTVETRSAGQGEVLVYVEDPAGHQEEAKVTANNDKNRTFSVWYVPEVTGTHKVTVLFAGQHIAKSPFEVYVDKSQGDASKVTAQGPGLEPSGNIANKTTYFEIFTAGAGMGEVEVVIQDPAGQKGTVEPQLEARGDSTYRCSYQPSVEGVHMVHVTFAGVPIPRSPYTVTVGQACNPGACRAVGRGLQPKGVRVKETADFKVYTKGAGSGELKVTVKGPKGEERVKQKDLGDGVYGFEYYPMIPGTYTVTITWGGQNIGRSPFEVKVGTECGNQKVRAWGPGLEGGVVGKSADFVVEAIGDDVGTLGFSVEGPSQAKIECDDKGDGSCDVRYWPQEAGEYAVHVLCNSEDIRLSPFMADIRDAPQDFHPDRVKARGPGLEKTGVAVNKSAEFTVDAKHGGKAPLKVQVQDNEGCPVEATVKDNGNGTYSCSYVPRKPVKHTAMVSWGGVSIPNSPFRVNVGAGSHPNKVKVYGPGVAKTGLKAHEPTYFTVDCTEAGQGDVSIGIKCAPGVVGPAEADIDFDIIRNDNDTFTVKYTPRGAGSYTIMVLFADQATPTSPIRVKVEPSHDASKVKAEGPGLSRTGVELSKPTHFTVNTKAAGKGKLDVQFSGPAKGDAVRDVDIIDHHDNTYTVKYTPVQQGPVGINVTYGGDAIPKSPFSVGVSPSLDLSKIKVSGLGEKVDVGKDQEFTVKSKGAGGQGKVLSKIVGPSGAAVPCKVEPGLGADNSVVRFVPREEGPYEVEVTYDGVPVPGSPFSLEAVPPTKPSKAHVVPCFDPSKVKCSGPGLERATAGEAGQFHVDCSSAGSAELTIEIRSEAGLPAEVHIQDHGDGTHTITYIPLCPGAYTVTIKYGGQPVPNFPSKLQVEPAVDTSGIQCYGPGIEGQGVFREATTEFSVDARALTQTGGPHVKARVANPSGNLTETYVQDCGDGTYKVEYTPYEEGLHSVDVTYDGSPVPSSPFQVPVTEGCDPSRVRVHGPGIQSGTTNKPNKFTVETRGAGTGGLGLAVEGPSEAKMSCMDNKDGSCSVEYVPYEAGTYSLNVTYGGHQVPGSPFKVPVHDVTDASKVKCSGPGLSPGMVRANLPQSFQVDTSKAGMAPLQVKVQGPKGLVEPVDVVDNADGTQTVNYVPSREGPYSISVLYGDEEVPRSPFKVKVLPTHDASKVKASGPGLNTTGVPASLPVEFTIDAKDAGEGLLAVQITDPEGKPKKTHIQDNHDGTYTVAYVPDVTGRYTILIKYGGDEIPFSPYRVRAVPTGDASKCTVTVSIGGHGLGAGIGPTIQIGEETVITVDTKAAGKGKVTCTVCTPDGSEVDVDVVENEDGTFDIFYTAPQPGKYVICVRFGGEHVPNSPFQVTALAGDQPTAQPSLRPQQLAPPYTYAQGGQQTWAPERPLVGVNGLDVSSLRPFDLVIPFTIKKGEVTGEVRMPSGKVAQPAITDNKDGTVTVRYAPSEAGLHEMDIRYDNMHIPGSPLQFYVDYVNCGHVTAYGPGLTHGVVNKPAIFTVNTKDAGEGGLSLAIEGPSKAEISCTDNQDGTCSVSYLPVLPGDYSILVKYNEQHIPGSPFTARVTGDDSMRMSHLKVGSAADIPINISETDLSLLTATVVPPSGREEPCLLKRLRNGHVGISFVPKETGEHLVHVKKNGQHVASSPIPVVISQSEIGDASRVRVSGQGLHEGHTFEPAEFIIDTRDAGYGGLSLSIEGPSKVDINTEDLEDGTCRVTYCPTEPGNYIINIKFADQHVPGSPFSVKVTGEGRVKESITRRRRAPSVANVGSHCDLSLKIPEISIQDMTAQVTSPSGKSHEAEIVEGENHTYCIRFVPAEMGMHTVSVKYKGQHVPGSPFQFTVGPLGEGGAHKVRAGGPGLERAEAGVPAEFSIWTREAGAGGLAIAVEGPSKAEISFEDRKDGSCGVAYVVQEPGDYEVSVKFNEEHIPDSPFVVPVASPSGDARRLTVSSLQESGLKVNQPASFAVSLNGAKGAIDAKVHSPSGALEECYVTEIDQDKYAVRFIPRENGIYLIDVKFNGTHIPGSPFKIRVGEPGHGGDPGLVSAYGAGLEGGITGSPAEFIVNTSNAGAGALSVTIDGPSKVKMDCQECPEGYRVTYTPMAPGSYLISIKYGGPYHIAGSPFKARVTGHRLVSNHSLHETSSVFVDSLTKTATIPQHSAPGPGPTDASKVLAKGVGLSKAYMGQKSSFTVDCSKAGNNMLLVGVHGPRTPCEEILVKHVGSRLYSVSYLLKDKGEYTLVVKWGDEHIPGSPYRVLVP, from the exons ACAGTAAGGCCATCGTGGACGGGAACCTCAAGTTGATCCTGGGCCTCATCTGGACCCTGATCCTGCACTACTCCATCTCCATGCCCATGTGGGAtgaggaggaggacgaggaggcCAAGAAGCAGACCCCCAAGCAGAGGCTGCTGGGCTGGATCCAGAACAAGCTGCCACagctgcccatcaccaacttcagCCGTGACTGGCAGAGCGGCAGAGCCCTGGGCGCCCTGGTCGACAGCTGTGCCCCGG GCCTGTGCCCCGACTGGGATTCCTGGGATGCCAGCAAGCCCGTGAACAATGCACGGGAAGCCATGCAACAAGCTGATGACTGGCTGGGCATCCCTCAG GTGATCACCCCCGAGGAGATTGTGGACCCCAACGTGGATGAGCACTCCGTCATGACCTACCTGTCCCAGTTCCCCAAGGCCAAGCTGAAACCAGGGGCTCCCCTGCGGCCCAAACTCAACCCGAAGAAAGCCCGAGCCTATGGGCCAG GCATTGAGCCTACAGGCAACATGGTAAAGAAGAGGGCAGAGTTCACGGTGGAGACCAGAAGCGCCGGGCAGGGAGAGGTGCTGGTATACGTGGAGGACCCGGCTGGGCACCAGGAGGAG GCCAAGGTGACCGCCAATAACGACAAGAACCGTACCTTCTCTGTCTGGTATGTCCCCGAGGTGACGGGGACTCACAAG GTCACCGTGCTCTTTGCCGGCCAGCACATTGCCAAGAGCCCCTTCGAGGTGTACGTGGACAAGTCCCAGGGAGACGCCAGCAAAGTGACTGCCCAGGGCCCTGGCCTGGAGCCCAGCGGCAACATTGCCAACAAGACCACCTACTTTGAGATCTTCACGGCGG GTGCGGGCATGGGTGAGGTGGAGGTGGTGATCCAGGACCCAGCAGGCCAGAAGGGTACCGTGGAGCCTCAGCTGGAGGCCCGGGGCGACAGCACGTATCGCTGCAGCTACCAGCCCAGTGTGGAGGGCGTCCACATGGTGCACGTCACTTTCGCCGGGGTGCCCATCCCTCGCAGCCCCTACACAGTCACTGTGGGTCAAG CTTGTAACCCAGGTGCCTGCCGCGCTGTCGGCCGGGGTCTCCAGCCCAAGGGTGTGCGAGTGAAGGAGACGGCCGACTTCAAAGTGTACACAAAGGGGGCGGGCAGCGGAGAGCTGAAGGTCACCGTAAAGGGCCCCA AGGGTGAAGAGCGTGTGAAGCAGAAGGACCTGGGCGATGGTGTCTATGGTTTCGAGTATTACCCCATGATCCCCGGCACATACACTGTCACGATCACGtggggtggccaaaatattgggcgCAG tcccttcGAGGTGAAAGTGGGCACTGAGTGCGGCAATCAGAAGGTGCGGGCATGGGGCCCTGGGCTGGAGGGCGGTGTTGTCGGCAAGTCTGCAGACTTTGTCGTGGAGGCCATTGGCGACGACGTGGGCACCCTGG GCTTCTCGGTGGAGGGCCCATCGCAGGCTAAGATCGAGTGTGACGACAAGGGCGATGGCTCCTGCGATGTGCGCTACTGGCCACAGGAGGCTGGTGAGTACGCGGTGCACGTGCTGTGCAACAGTGAGGACATCCGTCTCAGCCCCTTCATGGCCGACATCCGCGACGCGCCCCAGGATTTCCATCCAGACAGG GTGAAGGCACGTGGGCCTGGATTGGAGAAGACCGGCGTGGCTGTGAACAAGTCAGCAGAGTTCACAGTGGATGCCAAGCACGGCGGGAAGGCTCCTCTCAAGGTCCAAGTCCAG GACAATGAGGGCTGCCCAGTGGAGGCAACGGTCAAGGACAATGGCAATGGCACTTACAGCTGCTCCTATGTGCCCCGGAAGCCAGTGAAGCACACGGCCATGGTGTCCTGGGGAGGTGTCAGCATCCCCAACAGCCCCTTCCGG GTGAATGTGGGTGCCGGCAGCCACCCGAACAAGGTCAAGGTGTACGGCCCAGGAGTGGCAAAGACAGGACTCAAGGCTCACGAGCCCACCTACTTCACTGTGGACTGCACGGAGGCTGGCCAGG gtgatGTCAGCATCGGCATCAAGTGTGCCCCGGGTGTGGTGGGCCCTGCCGAGGCCGACATCGACTTCGACATCATCCGCAACGACAACGACACCTTCACGGTCAAGTACACCCCCCGCGGAGCTGGCAGCTACACCATCATGGTGCTCTTTGCTGACCAG GCTACGCCCACCAGCCCCATCCGGGTCAAAGTGGAGCCTTCCCATGATGCCAGCAAGGTTAAGGCAGAAGGTCCCGGCCTCAGTCGCACCG GGGTCGAGCTTAGCAAACCCACCCACTTCACGGTCAACACCAAAGCTGCCGGCAAAGGCAAGCTGGATGTCCAGTTCTCGGGGCCGGCCAAAGGGGATGCAGTGCGTGACGTGGACATCATTGACCATCATGACAACACCTATACCGTCAAGTACACGCCTGTGCAGCAG GGCCCAGTGGGCATCAATGTCACTTACGGAGGTGATGCTATTCCCAAAAGCCCCTTCTCAGTGGGGGTGTCTCCAAGCCTGGACCTCAGCAAGATTAAGGTGTCCGGCCTGGGAGAAA AGGTGGATGTTGGCAAAGACCAGGAGTTCACGGTCAAGTCCAAGGGCGCCGGTGGCCAGGGCAAAGTGCTGTCGAAGATCGTGGGCCCTTCAGGGGCAGCGGTTCCCTGCAAGGTGGAGCCAGGCCTCGGGGCTGACAACAGCGTGGTGCGCTTTGTGCCCCGTGAAGAGGGGCCCTATGAGGTTGAGGTGACCTATGATGGCGTACCTGTGCCTGGCAGCCCCTTTTCCCTGGAAGCCGTGCCGCCCACCAAGCCTAGCAAG GCCCACGTGGTTCCCTGCTTCGACCCGTCCAAGGTCAAGTGCTCAGGCCCCGGGCTGGAGCGGGCCACGGCTGGGGAGGCCGGCCAGTTCCATGTGGACTGCTCGAGTGCGGGCAGTGCGGAGCTGACCATCGAGATCCGCTCCGAGGCAGGGCTGCCGGCCGAGGTGCACATCCAGGACCACGGTGACGGCACGCACACCATCACCTACATccccctgtgccctggagcctaCACCGTCACCATCAAGTACGGCGGCCAGCCTGTGCCCAACTTCCCAAGCAAGCTGCAGGTGGAGCCCGCAGTGGATACCTCGGGCATCCAGTGCTATGGGCCCGGGATTGAGGGTCAAG gTGTCTTCCGAGAAGCCACCACCGAGTTCAGCGTGGATGCCCGGGCTCTGACGCAGACTGGAGGGCCCCACGTCAAGGCTCGCGTGGCCAACCCCTCGGGCAACCTGACTGAGACCTATGTGCAGGACTGTGGTGATGGCACATACAAAGTGGAGTACACGCCATATGAGGAGG GACTCCACTCTGTGGACGTGACCTACGACGGCAGTCCTGTGCCCAGCAGCCCCTTCCAGGTGCCAGTGACTGAAGGCTGCGACCCCTCCCGAGTGCGTGTCCATGGGCCAGGCATCCAAAGCGGCACCACCAACAAGCCCAACAAGTTCACTGTGGAGACCAG GGGAGCTGGCACAGGGGGCCTGGGCTTGGCTGTTGAGGGCCCCTCTGAGGCCAAGATGTCCTGCATGGACAACAAGGATGGCAGCTGCTCGGTTGAGTATGTCCCCTACGAGGCCGGCACCTACAGCCTTAACGTCACTTACGGCGGCCACCAAGTGCCAG GCAGTCCTTTCAAGGTCCCTGTGCACGATGTGACAGACGCGTCCAAGGTCAAATGCTCTGGGCCTGGCCTGAGCCCGGGCATGGTCCGTGCCAACCTACCTCAGTCCTTCCAGGTGGACACGAGCAAGGCTGGCATGGCCCCACTGCAGGTCAAAGTGCAGGGGCCCAAAG GCCTGGTGGAGCCGGTGGACGTGGTGGACAATGCCGATGGCACCCAGACTGTGAACTATGTGCCCAGCCGTGAGGGGCCCTACAGCATCTCAGTGCTGTATGGAGACGAAGAGGTACCCCGCAG CCCCTTCAAGGTTAAGGTGCTGCCTACACATGATGCCAGCAAGGTCAAGGCCAGTGGCCCAGGGCTCAACACCACGGGTGTGCCTGCCAGCCTGCCTGTGGAGTTCACTATTGATGCCAAGGACGCTGGGGAGGGCCTGCTGGCTGTCCAGATCACG GACCCGGAGGGCAAGCCCAAGAAGACACACATCCAAGACAACCACGACGGCACGTACACAGTGGCCTACGTGCCAGACGTGACAGGCCGCTACACTATCCTCATAAAGTATGGTGGTGACGAGATCCCCTTCTCCCCATACCGTGTCCGCGCCGTGCCCACGGGAGATGCCAGCAAGTGCACCGTCACAG TGTCAATCGGAGGTCACGGGCTAG GTGCTGGCATCGGCCCTACCATCCAGATCGGGGAGGAGACTGTGATCACTGTGGACACCAAGGCAGCGGGCAAAGGCAAGGTCACCTGTACTGTGTGCACCCCCGATGGCTCTGAGGTGGACGTGGACGTGGTCGAGAATGAGGATGGCACCTTTGACATCTTCTACACGGCTCCCCAGCCCGGCAAATACGTCATCTGCGTGCGCTTCGGTGGTGAACACGTGCCCAACAGTCCCTTCCAAGTGACG GCTCTGGCTGGAGACCAGCCCACGGCACAGCCCTCATTACGGCCTCAGCAGCTGGCACCACCATATACCTACGCCCAGGGGGgccagcagacctgg GCCCCAGAAAGGCCCCTGGTGGGGGTCAACGGGCTAGATGTGAGCAGCCTGAGGCCCTTTGaccttgtcatccccttcaccaTCAAGAAGGGCGAGGTCACTG GGGAGGTGCGGATGCCCTCGGGCAAGGTGGCACAGCCCGCCATCACCGACAACAAGGATGGCACTGTGACTGTGCGCTACGCCCCCAGTGAAGCCGGCCTGCACGAGATGGATATCCGCTATGACAACATGCACATCCCAG GCAGCCCCCTACAGTTCTACGTGGATTATGTCAACTGTGGCCATGTCACAGCCTATGGGCCAGGCCTCACCCATGGGGTGGTGAATAAGCCCGCTATCTTCACCGTCAACACCAAGGATGCGGGCGAGG GGGGCTTGTCCCTGGCCATTGAGGGCCCCTCCAAAGCAGAGATCAGCTGCACCGACAACCAGGATGGGACGTGCAGTGTCTCCTACCTGCCCGTGTTACCTGGTGACTACAGCATCCTGGTCAAGTACAACGAACAGCATATCCCGGGCAGCCCCTTCACTGCCAGGGTCACAG GTGACGACTCCATGCGCATGTCCCACCTGAAGGTGGGCTCTGCCGCCGACATCCCCATCAACATCTCGGAGACGGACCTCAGCCTGCTGACTGCCACAGTGGTGCCCCCCTCGGGCCGGGAAGAACCCTGTCTGCTGAAGCGGCTGCGCAACGGCCACGTGG GGATCTCATTCGTGCCCAAGGAGACAGGGGAACACCTGGTGCACGTGAAGAAGAATGGGCAGCATGTGGCAAGCAGCCCCATTCCGGTGGTGATCAGCCAATCGGAGATCGGGGATGCCAGCCGTGTGCGGGTCTCGGGCCAGGGCCTCCACGAAGGCCACACCTTTGAGCCAGCAGAGTTTATCATTGATACACGTGATGCAG GCTATGGGGGGCTCAGCCTGTCCATCGAGGGTCCCAGCAAAGTAGACATCAACACAGAGGACCTGGAGGATGGCACATGCAGGGTCACCTACTGCCCCACGGAGCCTGGCAACTATATCATCAACATCAAGTTTGCTGACCAGCACGTGCCTG GCAGCCCCTTCTCCGTGAAGGTGACAGGCGAGGGGCGCGTGAAAGAGAGCATCACGCGCAGGCGACGGGCCCCATCGGTGGCTAATGTTGGCAGTCACTGTGACCTCAGCCTCAAGATCCCAG AAATTAGCATCCAGGACATGACAGCCCAGGTGACTAGCCCATCAGGCAAGAGCCACGAGGCCGAGATTGTGGAAGGGGAGAACCATACCTATTGCATCCGCTTTGTGCCAGCTGAGATGGGCATGCACACGGTCAGCGTCAAGTACAAGGGCCAGCACGTGCCCGGGAGCCCTTTCCAGTTCACCGTGGGGCCCCTGGGGGAAGGGGGAGCCCACAAGGTCCGTGCCGGGGGCCCTGGCCTGGAAAGGGCTGAAGCTGGAGTGCCAG CCGAGTTCAGCATTTGGACCCGGGAAGCTGGCGCGGGGGGCCTGGCCATTGCTGTCGAGGGCCCCAGCAAGGCCGAGATCTCCTTCGAGGACCGCAAGGATGGCTCCTGTGGCGTGGCTTACGTGGTCCAGGAGCCAG GTGACTATGAGGTGTCAGTCAAGTTCAACGAGGAGCACATCCCCGATAGCCCTTTCGTGGTGCCTGTGGCTTCTCCGTCTGGTGACGCCCGCCGCCTTACTGTTTCTAGTCTTCAG GAGTCAGGGCTAAAGGTCAACCAGCCAGCCTCTTTTGCAGTCAGCCTGAATGGGGCCAAGGGGGCAATCGATGCCAAGGTGCACAGCCCCTCAGGAGCCCTGGAGGAGTGCTATGTCACCGAGATCGACCAAG ATAAGTACGCTGTGCGCTTTATCCCACGGGAGAATGGCATCTACCTGATTGATGTCAAGTTCAACGGCACCCACATCCCGGGGAGCCCCTTCAAGATCCGAGTTGGGGAGCCTGGGCATGGAGGGGACCCAGGCCTGGTGTCTGCTTATGGAGCTGGCTTGGAAGGCGGCATCACAG GGAGCCCAGCTGAGTTTATCGTGAACACCAGCAATGCGGGCGCTGGTGCCCTCTCAGTCACCATCGACGGGCCTTCCAAGGTGAAGATGGATTGCCAAGAGTGCCCCGAGGGCTACCGCGTCACCTACACTCCCATGGCACCTGGCAGCTACCTCATCTCCATCAAGTACGGCGGCCCCTACCACATTGCGGGCAGCCCCTTCAAGGCCAGAGTCACAG gtcacCGCCTCGTCAGCAACCACAGCCTCCATGAGACATCATCTGTGTTTGTGGACTCCCTGACCAAGACTGCCACCATCCCCCAGCACAGTGCCCCAGGCCCGGGTCCCACTGATGCCAGCAAGGTGCTGGCCAAAGGCGTGGGGCTGAGCAAGGCCTACATGGGCCAGAAGAGCAGCTTCACGGTGGACTGCAGCAAAGCAG GCAACAACATGCTGCTGGTGGGCGTGCATGGGCCCCGGACGCCCTGTGAAGAGATCCTGGTGAAACACGTGGGCAGCAGGCTCTACAGTGTGTCCTACCTGCTCAAGGACAAGGGGGAGTACACGCTGGTGGTCAAGTGGGGTGACGAGCACATCCCGGGCAGCCCCTACCGAGTCCTGGTGCCCTGA